A single genomic interval of Agromyces cerinus harbors:
- a CDS encoding FAD-binding oxidoreductase, translated as MPHAVVTLLQDALGASVSIASADLEAAREDRSGWRSATPPIAVVHAASVAEVQAVMRIAHETSTPVVPRGAGTGLAGGAIASPGAIVLDLSRMNRVLEVSEADELAVVEPGVLNGDLNDALASRGLWFAPDPASRAISSIGGNIATNAGGLLCAKYGVTREAVLGLAVVLADGRLLRTGHRTVKGVTGYDLTALFTGSEGTLGVIVEATVRLRPITPGETVTVAAVLPDVEAAAAASAAVTAARLRPAVLELIDAAGLARVAAYLGTDGVVGTPLATLAPSETFLLAQCDGAGAADEGAEIARLFAESGARVTLSTDAATGDRLLGIRRAMHPALAASGQVLIEDVAVPRSRLPEMFRAIEEIGRRHGIEIPTIAHAGDGNLHPNFVFTGDEVPEHVWAAADDMFRTAVALGGTLTGEHGVGVLKRRWLADELGDDSFELQRGIKALFDPSGILNPGVMFEAPVSSDAPEAPAR; from the coding sequence ATGCCGCACGCCGTCGTGACCCTCCTGCAAGACGCCCTCGGGGCATCCGTCTCCATCGCATCGGCCGATCTCGAGGCTGCCCGCGAGGACCGCTCGGGGTGGCGGAGCGCGACCCCGCCGATCGCGGTCGTGCACGCGGCATCCGTCGCCGAGGTGCAGGCCGTCATGCGCATCGCCCATGAGACGTCGACTCCCGTGGTGCCGCGCGGCGCCGGCACGGGCCTCGCCGGCGGGGCCATCGCGAGCCCCGGCGCCATCGTGCTCGACCTCTCGCGCATGAACCGGGTGCTCGAGGTCTCCGAGGCCGACGAGCTCGCCGTCGTCGAGCCCGGCGTGCTGAACGGCGACCTGAACGACGCGCTCGCCTCGCGCGGACTCTGGTTCGCGCCCGATCCCGCGAGCCGCGCCATCTCGTCGATCGGCGGCAACATCGCCACCAACGCCGGAGGTCTCCTCTGCGCCAAGTACGGCGTCACCCGTGAGGCGGTGCTCGGCCTCGCGGTCGTGCTCGCCGACGGGCGGCTGCTGCGCACCGGGCACCGCACGGTGAAGGGGGTCACGGGGTACGACCTCACGGCGCTCTTCACCGGTTCGGAGGGAACGCTCGGCGTGATCGTCGAGGCGACCGTGCGGCTGCGGCCGATCACGCCGGGCGAGACGGTCACCGTCGCCGCGGTGCTTCCCGACGTCGAGGCCGCAGCCGCGGCATCCGCTGCCGTCACCGCGGCCCGCCTGCGGCCCGCCGTGCTCGAGCTCATCGACGCGGCCGGGCTCGCGCGTGTGGCGGCGTACCTCGGCACAGACGGCGTCGTCGGCACGCCGCTCGCGACGCTCGCCCCGTCGGAGACGTTCCTGCTCGCGCAGTGCGACGGCGCCGGCGCCGCCGATGAGGGGGCCGAGATCGCCCGCCTGTTCGCCGAGTCGGGCGCCAGGGTGACGCTGTCGACGGATGCCGCGACGGGCGATCGCCTGCTCGGCATCCGCCGGGCGATGCACCCCGCGCTCGCGGCGTCGGGCCAGGTGCTCATCGAGGACGTCGCCGTGCCGCGCTCGCGCCTGCCCGAGATGTTCCGCGCGATCGAGGAGATCGGCCGACGCCACGGCATCGAGATCCCGACGATCGCGCACGCGGGCGACGGGAACCTGCACCCGAACTTCGTGTTCACCGGCGACGAGGTGCCCGAGCACGTGTGGGCCGCGGCCGACGACATGTTCCGCACCGCGGTCGCGCTCGGCGGCACGCTCACCGGCGAGCACGGCGTCGGCGTGCTGAAGCGGCGCTGGCTGGCCGACGAGCTCGGCGACGACTCGTTCGAGCTGCAGCGCGGCATCAAGGCGCTCTTCGACCCGAGCGGCATCCTGAACCCGGGGGTCATGTTCGAAGCACCCGTGTCTTCCGACGCGCCGGAGGCACCCGCTCGATAG
- a CDS encoding DNA-3-methyladenine glycosylase 2 family protein encodes MTSTATTAPTRRRLHGDPLDDPEFAERYRAMQARDARFDGQFITGVHSTGIYCRPSCPAVAPKASNVSFYLTAAAAHEAGLRACKRCLPDAVPGSPQWDLRDDLAARAMRLIADGVVEREGVPGLAARLGYTPRHLTRVLTGELGAGPLALARAHRAQNARALLTSTALPAADVAFASGFGSIRQFNETIREVYERSPLELRAAARVRERQPQPSAAVPDSGPDGGVVRLRLPARPPFDAAGVFGWLAARALDGVEHAGDARYERTLRLPGGPAVVAFAAAGDAASPAIEVEARLATLADLPPLVARVRRLFDLDADAVAIDAALSRDPALAASVAETPGIRVPGCLDPHELVFRALIGQQVSVKAARTALARLAAELGERVAPHADGAPSTLFPSAAAIAEHGPEVLRGPAARVRTIVDVANRLVSGSLVVASERERIELQSDLLAVPGIGPWTAGYVAMRVTRAPDVLLTGDLALRNGAERLGLPSAARELAVLGTRWAPWRSYASMHLWRAAGAKI; translated from the coding sequence ATGACGAGCACCGCGACCACCGCGCCCACCCGCCGCCGGCTGCACGGCGACCCGCTCGACGACCCCGAGTTCGCCGAGCGGTACCGGGCGATGCAGGCGCGCGACGCCCGCTTCGACGGGCAGTTCATCACGGGCGTGCACTCGACGGGCATCTACTGCCGGCCGAGCTGCCCGGCAGTCGCGCCGAAGGCGTCGAACGTCAGCTTCTATCTCACCGCGGCTGCAGCGCACGAGGCCGGCCTCCGGGCGTGCAAGCGGTGCCTGCCCGACGCCGTGCCCGGCTCTCCCCAGTGGGACCTGCGCGACGACCTCGCCGCCCGCGCCATGCGGCTCATCGCCGACGGCGTCGTCGAGCGCGAGGGGGTGCCGGGGCTCGCCGCCCGGCTCGGCTACACCCCGCGGCACCTTACGCGCGTGCTCACCGGCGAGCTCGGTGCCGGCCCGCTCGCACTGGCTCGCGCGCATCGCGCCCAGAACGCGCGGGCGCTGCTCACCTCGACCGCGCTGCCGGCCGCCGACGTGGCGTTCGCCTCGGGGTTCGGCAGCATCCGCCAGTTCAACGAGACGATCCGCGAGGTCTACGAGCGCAGTCCGCTCGAGCTCCGTGCCGCGGCTCGGGTGCGCGAGCGGCAGCCGCAGCCCTCGGCCGCCGTGCCCGACTCGGGCCCCGACGGCGGGGTGGTGCGGCTGCGGCTGCCGGCGCGGCCGCCGTTCGACGCCGCCGGCGTGTTCGGCTGGCTCGCGGCCCGAGCCCTCGACGGCGTCGAACACGCCGGCGACGCCCGCTACGAGCGCACGCTCCGCCTGCCCGGCGGCCCTGCCGTCGTCGCCTTCGCCGCGGCGGGCGACGCCGCCTCGCCCGCGATCGAGGTCGAGGCGCGCCTCGCGACCCTCGCCGACCTGCCCCCGCTGGTCGCCCGCGTGCGCCGGCTCTTCGACCTCGACGCCGACGCGGTGGCGATCGACGCCGCGCTCTCCCGAGACCCGGCGCTCGCGGCATCCGTCGCCGAGACTCCCGGCATCCGCGTGCCCGGATGCCTCGATCCCCACGAGCTCGTCTTCCGCGCACTCATCGGGCAGCAGGTCTCGGTGAAGGCGGCCCGCACCGCCCTCGCCCGGCTCGCCGCCGAGCTCGGCGAGCGCGTGGCCCCGCACGCCGACGGCGCTCCGTCGACGCTCTTCCCGTCGGCTGCGGCGATCGCCGAGCACGGGCCGGAGGTGCTCAGGGGCCCCGCTGCCCGGGTGCGCACCATCGTCGACGTCGCGAATCGGCTCGTGTCGGGTTCCCTGGTCGTGGCCTCCGAGCGCGAACGCATCGAACTGCAGTCCGACCTGCTCGCGGTGCCCGGCATCGGACCGTGGACGGCCGGCTACGTCGCGATGCGCGTGACCCGTGCCCCCGACGTGCTCCTCACCGGCGACCTGGCGCTGCGGAACGGCGCCGAACGACTGGGGCTGCCCTCGGCTGCGCGCGAGCTCGCCGTCCTCGGCACGCGGTGGGCACCCTGGCGCAGCTACGCGTCGATGCACCTCTGGCGCGCCGCGGGTGCAAAGATCTGA
- a CDS encoding FadR/GntR family transcriptional regulator, with product MAVTDEAILKIKAMIVSGELRPGDRLEPEKELSERLGLSRSSLREAVKALEVIRVLDVRRGDGTYVTSLEPTLLLEAMSFVVDLHSDQSVLEIFSVRRILEPATSALAAQNAEPEDLAHLHALLEGVDVSSDIESLVAHDLDFHRGIAAAAGNTYLASLLESMSSHTVRARIWRGITQEDATGRTIAEHGAILAALEQHDHELARALTLTHIAGVENWLRAAL from the coding sequence ATGGCGGTCACTGACGAAGCGATCCTGAAGATCAAGGCGATGATCGTCTCGGGCGAGTTGCGCCCGGGCGACCGCCTCGAACCCGAGAAGGAGCTCAGCGAGCGGCTCGGTTTGAGCCGGTCCTCACTGCGGGAAGCAGTCAAGGCCCTCGAGGTCATCAGGGTCCTCGACGTCCGTCGCGGCGACGGCACCTACGTCACGAGCCTCGAGCCGACGCTGCTGCTCGAGGCCATGAGCTTCGTCGTCGACCTGCACAGCGACCAGTCGGTGCTCGAGATCTTCTCGGTGCGACGCATCCTCGAGCCGGCGACCTCGGCGCTCGCCGCCCAGAACGCGGAGCCCGAAGACCTGGCGCACCTGCACGCGCTGCTCGAGGGCGTCGACGTGTCGTCCGACATCGAGTCGCTCGTCGCGCACGACCTCGACTTCCATCGCGGCATCGCCGCAGCGGCCGGCAACACGTACCTCGCGAGCCTGCTCGAGTCGATGTCGAGTCACACCGTGCGCGCCCGGATCTGGCGTGGCATCACCCAGGAGGACGCGACCGGTCGCACCATCGCCGAGCACGGGGCGATCCTCGCCGCACTCGAGCAGCACGACCACGAGCTGGCCCGTGCACTGACCCTGACGCACATCGCAGGCGTCGAGAACTGGCTGCGTGCAGCGCTGTGA
- a CDS encoding sugar ABC transporter substrate-binding protein — MAVRTKAARGLLATAAIALALTTAACTSKAADPGAGSGEAGDLASVNVALVPGGSHPYFQPWAAAGEAAVEEFGLGSTVFNETAEWDQAKQNEVLNSLAAQGVNAFGIFGVSPTDINTTFKMLKDQGFAVGSIASCPAGDVNEADFCLSTDTEVAAYKAAVAAIEAMGGKGNLVHLTGNNVDSNTQRRIAGVEKAVEETGGAVTLLSTVTDIDVDLGTAQKAVADLLAAKGSEINGFVSTAYNPAVASASAVKESGLPIKVVAIDDDAVILDGIADGSVSATVVQNPTGQAFVGSWVLAQLQTKACTVKDPGVIVDSGSFVVTTDNLETYTDEQDSESDTIMDLFKNDLLDCK; from the coding sequence ATGGCTGTTCGCACCAAGGCCGCTCGCGGGCTGCTCGCTACCGCGGCAATCGCGCTCGCGCTCACCACTGCCGCATGCACCAGCAAGGCCGCCGACCCCGGCGCCGGCTCCGGCGAGGCAGGCGATCTCGCCTCGGTGAACGTCGCACTCGTTCCCGGCGGCTCGCACCCCTACTTCCAGCCGTGGGCGGCTGCAGGAGAAGCAGCCGTCGAGGAGTTCGGCCTCGGTTCGACCGTCTTCAACGAGACCGCCGAGTGGGACCAGGCCAAGCAGAACGAGGTGCTGAACTCGCTCGCGGCCCAGGGCGTCAACGCCTTCGGCATCTTCGGCGTCTCGCCGACCGACATCAACACGACCTTCAAGATGCTGAAGGACCAGGGCTTCGCCGTCGGCTCCATCGCCTCCTGCCCCGCAGGTGACGTGAACGAGGCCGACTTCTGCCTCTCGACCGACACCGAGGTCGCCGCGTACAAGGCTGCCGTCGCCGCGATCGAGGCCATGGGCGGCAAGGGCAACCTCGTGCACCTCACCGGCAACAACGTCGACTCGAACACCCAGCGTCGCATCGCCGGCGTCGAGAAGGCCGTCGAGGAGACGGGCGGCGCGGTCACGCTCCTCAGCACCGTCACCGACATCGACGTCGACCTCGGCACGGCGCAGAAGGCCGTCGCCGACCTCCTCGCGGCCAAGGGCTCCGAGATCAACGGATTCGTCTCGACCGCGTACAACCCCGCCGTCGCCTCCGCCTCTGCGGTGAAGGAGTCGGGCCTGCCGATCAAGGTCGTCGCGATCGACGACGACGCGGTCATCCTCGACGGCATCGCCGACGGTTCCGTCTCGGCGACCGTCGTGCAGAACCCGACCGGCCAGGCGTTCGTCGGCTCGTGGGTGCTCGCGCAGCTGCAGACCAAGGCCTGCACCGTGAAGGACCCGGGCGTGATCGTCGACTCCGGTTCGTTCGTCGTCACGACCGACAACCTCGAGACCTACACCGACGAGCAGGACTCGGAGTCCGACACGATCATGGACCTGTTCAAGAACGACCTGCTCGACTGCAAGTAA
- a CDS encoding mandelate racemase/muconate lactonizing enzyme family protein: MTTITAARASLVDLEVETMRTDAVQSFIKQETIFLEIDTADGLTGVGYSYTIGTGGRAVLSMLRDHLVPLLPGLDSRNVEGIWMELFRSTRATTVGAITSLALAAVDTALWDLRSRRAGEPLWQVAGGYRQRVPLYDTEGGWLHLPTDDLVAGALASQAKGLRGVKLKVGKPSVREDRERLLAVREAVGDDLHIMVDANQSMTSAEAIRRAAAFEDADLYWFEEPLPADDVSGHVRLAASTSIPIAVGESMYSIAQFRDYLHRGAAGIVQVDVARIGGVTPWLKVAHLAEAYNVAVCPHFLMELHVSLVAAVPNGAYVEHIPQLRGITKTELVIEDGSAVAPSTLGLGIDWDADEIDRRRIA; this comes from the coding sequence ATGACCACCATCACTGCGGCACGCGCCTCGCTCGTCGACCTCGAGGTCGAGACGATGCGCACCGACGCCGTCCAGAGCTTCATCAAGCAGGAGACGATCTTCCTCGAGATCGACACTGCGGACGGACTCACGGGTGTCGGTTACTCCTACACGATCGGAACCGGTGGTCGCGCAGTCCTCTCCATGCTGCGCGACCACCTGGTCCCTCTCCTCCCCGGCCTCGACAGCAGGAACGTCGAAGGCATCTGGATGGAGCTCTTCCGTTCGACGCGCGCCACCACCGTCGGCGCGATCACCTCCCTCGCCCTCGCGGCGGTCGACACGGCGCTCTGGGATCTCCGATCCCGCCGCGCGGGCGAGCCGCTCTGGCAGGTCGCCGGCGGCTACCGCCAGCGCGTGCCGCTCTACGACACCGAGGGCGGCTGGCTCCACCTGCCGACCGACGACCTCGTCGCGGGTGCGCTCGCATCGCAGGCGAAGGGCCTCCGCGGAGTCAAGCTCAAGGTCGGCAAGCCGTCGGTGCGCGAGGACCGCGAGCGTCTGCTCGCGGTGCGCGAGGCCGTCGGCGACGACCTGCACATCATGGTCGACGCGAACCAGTCGATGACGTCGGCCGAGGCGATCCGCCGCGCAGCAGCGTTCGAAGACGCCGACCTCTACTGGTTCGAGGAACCGCTGCCCGCCGATGACGTCAGCGGCCACGTGCGCCTCGCCGCATCGACGAGCATCCCGATCGCCGTGGGCGAGTCGATGTACTCGATCGCGCAGTTCCGCGACTACCTGCACCGCGGCGCAGCCGGCATCGTCCAGGTCGACGTCGCGCGCATCGGCGGTGTGACCCCCTGGCTCAAGGTCGCGCACCTCGCAGAGGCGTACAACGTCGCCGTCTGCCCGCACTTCCTCATGGAGCTGCACGTCAGCCTCGTCGCCGCCGTGCCCAATGGCGCCTACGTCGAGCACATCCCCCAGCTCCGCGGCATCACGAAGACGGAGCTCGTCATCGAAGACGGCTCCGCGGTCGCACCGTCGACGCTGGGCCTCGGCATCGACTGGGATGCCGACGAGATCGACCGGAGGCGAATCGCATGA
- a CDS encoding ABC transporter permease translates to MTRGSNRLTSVLSDNRVGLLLLIVVLVVLIGSLKPMFFSPAFVIGPMLTSIAIFTVVGLAQMVVLSVGQMNLAVGGMAAIGAMGSAMVFQAFDVPLIVGIAVGLVFGGAVGALCGVLIAYAGVNSFVVTLAMSFALLGLVPAVYSWVSTGNAITVQTPGLAELGRSTLSDLCIGDTCGPDGVPLILFVAVAAMIVIGVLYSKSRIGREILLTGSNDRAALLSAIPVPRRIITVHTLSGMLAALAGFMLGASTGSFTPGIGQEFMLQSFLGPILGGTLLAGGYVSVIGTFLGITITVVIRQGLLLFGVGIEGLNILLGTILLIALSADRIRSVAGARSRLRASRQHSPAQSKEEAVVS, encoded by the coding sequence ATGACGCGCGGATCCAACCGACTGACCAGCGTGCTCAGCGACAACCGCGTCGGGCTCCTGCTCCTCATCGTCGTACTCGTGGTCCTGATCGGCAGCCTCAAGCCGATGTTCTTCTCCCCCGCCTTCGTGATCGGACCGATGCTCACGAGCATCGCCATCTTCACGGTCGTCGGCCTCGCCCAGATGGTGGTGCTCTCCGTCGGCCAGATGAACCTCGCCGTCGGCGGCATGGCCGCGATCGGGGCGATGGGCTCGGCGATGGTCTTCCAGGCGTTCGATGTGCCCCTGATCGTCGGAATCGCCGTCGGCCTCGTGTTCGGCGGCGCCGTCGGCGCGCTCTGCGGCGTGCTCATCGCCTACGCCGGGGTCAACTCCTTCGTCGTGACGCTCGCGATGAGCTTCGCCCTGCTCGGCCTCGTGCCCGCCGTCTACTCGTGGGTCAGCACGGGCAACGCGATCACGGTGCAGACTCCGGGTCTGGCCGAGCTCGGCCGCTCGACGCTCTCCGACCTCTGCATCGGCGACACCTGCGGCCCCGACGGCGTCCCACTCATCCTCTTCGTCGCCGTTGCGGCGATGATCGTGATCGGGGTCCTCTACTCGAAGTCGCGCATCGGCCGCGAGATCCTGCTGACCGGCTCGAACGATCGTGCCGCGTTGCTCTCGGCGATCCCCGTTCCGCGCCGCATCATCACGGTGCACACCCTGTCGGGCATGCTGGCCGCGCTCGCGGGATTCATGCTCGGGGCGAGCACCGGTTCGTTCACCCCCGGCATCGGCCAGGAGTTCATGCTGCAGTCGTTCCTCGGTCCGATCCTCGGCGGCACCCTGCTCGCCGGCGGGTACGTCTCCGTGATCGGCACCTTCCTCGGCATCACGATCACCGTCGTGATCCGCCAGGGCCTCCTGCTGTTCGGCGTCGGCATCGAAGGACTCAACATCCTGCTCGGCACCATCCTCCTGATCGCCCTCTCCGCCGACCGCATCCGTTCGGTCGCAGGAGCCCGATCCCGTCTGCGGGCGTCGCGACAGCACTCGCCCGCTCAGTCCAAAGAAGAGGCGGTGGTGTCATGA
- a CDS encoding ABC transporter permease gives MSARFARLARDQNTILAAVIVAGVIVLTISSSGGFLSPISIETFFQFLAIPIVIGLAQMAALAVNQMNLAVGAIGGFAACSAGVLIADFGVPPWLGGLIAILIGLAAGVLNGLIVVLTQINGFIVTLATMTILSGAQYAIVGTRTITSASWPEIADIGTARPLGIPLIFWIAVGIAILLSVAYRQTLLARNMLASGGNPLAATLSGISNNRSLVTAHGLSGLLCGVAAFLVLASLPGVNKSIGEDWLLSSFAAPIIGGVSLTGGTVAVLGTVLAATIVRLVDSARAQFQLEPSWVNFVIGAVVLGTVALDRVRTRRPATRQRSRRTPPDAPPTAASRAIDPGAPA, from the coding sequence ATGAGCGCGCGTTTCGCACGGCTCGCCCGCGACCAGAACACGATCCTCGCCGCGGTGATCGTCGCCGGCGTGATCGTGCTGACGATCAGTTCGAGCGGCGGGTTCCTGTCGCCGATCTCGATCGAGACGTTCTTCCAGTTCCTCGCGATCCCGATCGTCATCGGCCTCGCCCAGATGGCGGCCCTCGCCGTCAACCAGATGAACCTCGCCGTCGGTGCGATCGGCGGATTCGCCGCCTGCTCCGCGGGAGTGCTCATCGCCGACTTCGGCGTGCCCCCGTGGCTCGGCGGGCTCATCGCGATCCTCATCGGCCTGGCCGCCGGAGTGCTGAACGGCCTCATCGTCGTGCTCACCCAGATCAACGGCTTCATCGTCACCCTCGCGACGATGACGATCCTCTCCGGTGCCCAGTACGCGATCGTCGGCACCCGCACGATCACCTCGGCATCCTGGCCCGAGATCGCGGACATCGGCACCGCTCGACCGCTCGGCATCCCGCTGATCTTCTGGATCGCCGTGGGCATCGCCATCCTGCTCTCGGTCGCATACCGGCAGACGCTCCTCGCCCGGAACATGCTCGCGAGCGGCGGCAACCCGCTCGCTGCGACCCTCTCGGGCATCTCGAACAACCGGAGCCTCGTCACCGCGCACGGTCTCTCCGGACTCCTGTGCGGCGTCGCGGCGTTCCTCGTGCTCGCCTCGCTGCCCGGGGTCAACAAGAGCATCGGCGAGGACTGGCTGCTCTCGAGCTTCGCCGCGCCGATCATCGGCGGCGTCTCGCTGACCGGTGGCACCGTGGCCGTGCTCGGCACCGTGCTGGCTGCGACGATCGTGCGACTCGTCGACAGCGCCCGCGCGCAGTTCCAGCTCGAGCCGAGCTGGGTCAACTTCGTCATCGGCGCCGTCGTGCTCGGCACGGTCGCCCTCGACCGGGTGCGAACGCGTCGCCCTGCGACCCGCCAGCGGAGCCGCCGCACACCGCCCGACGCGCCGCCCACCGCAGCATCGCGAGCCATCGATCCAGGAGCACCGGCATGA
- a CDS encoding sugar ABC transporter ATP-binding protein: MTDTAYALEVRGITKTFPGVRALDEVNLRLKPGEVHALLGENGAGKSTLIKIITGIQPQDSGELIVNGEARTFRSAHEATRAGIGVVHQERNVITDFTVAENIVLGNTPVKSGRVQWREVRDGAKRVLDLLDFPIDPATPTSLLSPAQTQLVEIARGLYTDSAVLLLDEPTASISETESKLLFDVVHRLAAQGRAILFVSHKLEEVFAHCDTVTVFRDGRSVAESEPLANYSKDTIVDLLVGRTLAKLEVPDRSPSEAGTPALELQEVSTAGGHRDVSFAVHPGQILGIYGLVGAGRSELAKAILGLDRITSGEVRVNGAVAQIRSVGDALGRYGIGYVTEDRKAEGLFLDQTVARNLTVTVLKRLSNAFGFVRERAARTTADEYIASLDVKVSNRDQLVGQLSGGNQQKVSLGKWLAANTDILIIDEPTVGIDVRTKGAFYQLIWALAEQGKAVLVISSDLAEMVTLVDRIVVMQDFEVTGSVLNSHDYDEMSKSVIRLIHEERIDVVEG, translated from the coding sequence ATGACCGACACGGCCTACGCGCTCGAAGTGCGCGGCATCACCAAGACGTTCCCCGGCGTCCGGGCTCTCGACGAGGTCAACCTCCGTCTGAAGCCCGGAGAGGTGCACGCGCTCCTCGGTGAGAACGGGGCGGGGAAGTCCACGCTCATCAAGATCATCACCGGCATCCAGCCGCAGGACTCCGGCGAGCTCATCGTCAACGGCGAGGCGCGAACCTTCCGGTCGGCGCACGAGGCGACCCGTGCCGGCATCGGCGTGGTGCACCAGGAGCGAAACGTCATCACCGACTTCACGGTCGCCGAGAACATCGTGCTCGGCAACACCCCCGTCAAGAGCGGTCGCGTGCAGTGGCGGGAGGTGCGCGACGGCGCGAAGCGCGTGCTCGACCTGCTCGACTTCCCGATCGACCCCGCGACGCCGACGAGCCTCCTCTCCCCCGCGCAGACGCAGCTCGTCGAGATCGCGCGCGGTCTCTACACCGACAGCGCCGTGCTCCTGCTCGACGAGCCGACAGCCTCGATCAGCGAGACCGAGTCGAAGCTGCTGTTCGACGTCGTGCATCGGCTCGCCGCGCAGGGACGCGCGATCCTCTTCGTCAGCCACAAGCTCGAGGAGGTGTTCGCGCACTGCGACACCGTCACCGTCTTCCGCGACGGACGTTCCGTCGCGGAGTCGGAGCCGCTCGCGAACTACTCGAAGGACACGATCGTCGACCTGCTGGTCGGGCGCACCCTCGCCAAGCTCGAGGTCCCCGATCGTTCGCCGTCCGAGGCCGGCACCCCGGCGCTCGAACTGCAGGAGGTGTCGACCGCCGGCGGCCACCGCGACGTCTCGTTCGCCGTGCACCCCGGCCAGATCCTCGGCATCTACGGACTCGTCGGCGCCGGCCGTTCGGAGCTCGCCAAGGCCATCCTCGGCCTCGACCGCATCACGAGCGGCGAGGTGCGGGTCAACGGCGCCGTCGCGCAGATCCGATCGGTCGGCGATGCGCTCGGTCGCTACGGCATCGGCTACGTGACCGAGGACCGGAAGGCCGAGGGGCTCTTCCTCGACCAGACGGTCGCCCGCAACCTGACGGTCACGGTGCTGAAGCGGCTGTCGAACGCGTTCGGATTCGTGCGCGAGCGCGCCGCTCGCACGACCGCCGACGAGTACATCGCCTCGCTCGACGTCAAGGTGTCGAACCGCGACCAGCTCGTGGGCCAGCTCTCGGGCGGCAACCAGCAGAAGGTCTCGCTCGGCAAGTGGCTCGCCGCGAACACCGACATCCTCATCATCGACGAGCCGACCGTCGGCATCGACGTGCGCACGAAGGGCGCGTTCTACCAACTGATCTGGGCGCTCGCCGAGCAGGGCAAGGCCGTGCTCGTGATCTCGAGCGACCTCGCCGAGATGGTGACCCTCGTCGACCGAATCGTCGTCATGCAGGACTTCGAGGTCACCGGAAGCGTGCTGAACTCGCATGACTACGATGAGATGAGCAAGTCGGTCATCCGCCTCATCCACGAAGAGCGGATCGATGTGGTGGAGGGTTGA
- a CDS encoding L-rhamnose mutarotase, translating to MRVALHSVIRAGAIDGYRAEHASIPDDLERSFARLGIHDWTIWRSGDRLFHVVECDDFDAAMRELDSDPANLAWQQTIGEFVEAFRDADGSSGFTPIEEVWDLRRQRGDEHRP from the coding sequence ATGCGAGTCGCACTCCACTCCGTCATCCGGGCAGGCGCGATCGACGGGTACCGGGCCGAGCACGCCTCCATCCCCGACGACCTCGAGCGATCCTTCGCACGGCTCGGCATCCACGACTGGACCATCTGGCGCTCGGGCGACCGTCTGTTCCACGTCGTCGAGTGCGACGACTTCGACGCCGCGATGCGCGAACTCGACTCCGACCCCGCGAACCTCGCCTGGCAGCAGACGATCGGCGAGTTCGTGGAGGCGTTCCGCGACGCCGACGGCAGCAGCGGATTCACGCCGATCGAAGAGGTCTGGGACCTCAGGCGCCAGCGCGGTGACGAGCACCGACCATGA
- a CDS encoding amidohydrolase family protein → MTGIVDAHAHVWDPTRLDYPWLAGLDVLDRPLLPRDLDRADGQVTEAIFVQAGCADSQSLDEANWVAGLGQEWPELAAIVAAADLLDPETLEAHLDALDGIGRVVGIRHLLQGESPAVFSDPVLLDSLRLLAARGLSFDACVTHSQLPDLIALLGGVPELDVVLDHLGKPPVDAGIGTEAGGAWAQAVTELAARPRTTVKLSGLAAEASGTETFDANADAFIEHGFAAFGPARSMLGSDWPVSRYLGAGGTFSDWIERVHRVTAATGSEREQLDHGTALRFYRSKTVGHE, encoded by the coding sequence ATGACCGGCATCGTCGACGCGCACGCTCATGTGTGGGATCCGACGCGACTGGACTACCCGTGGCTCGCCGGCCTCGACGTGCTCGATCGTCCCCTCCTGCCGCGCGATCTCGATCGCGCCGACGGGCAGGTGACCGAGGCGATCTTCGTCCAGGCGGGATGCGCGGACTCCCAGTCGCTCGATGAGGCGAACTGGGTCGCCGGCCTCGGCCAGGAGTGGCCCGAGCTCGCCGCCATCGTCGCGGCGGCCGATCTGCTCGACCCCGAGACGCTGGAAGCGCACCTCGACGCGCTCGACGGCATCGGCCGGGTGGTCGGCATCCGCCACCTGCTGCAGGGCGAGTCGCCCGCCGTGTTCTCCGACCCCGTGCTGCTCGACAGCCTCCGCCTGCTCGCCGCGCGCGGCCTGAGCTTCGACGCCTGCGTCACCCACTCGCAGCTCCCCGACCTGATCGCCCTCCTCGGCGGGGTGCCGGAGCTCGACGTGGTACTCGATCACCTCGGCAAGCCGCCGGTCGACGCCGGCATCGGCACCGAGGCCGGGGGCGCATGGGCACAGGCCGTCACCGAGCTCGCCGCCCGCCCCCGGACGACGGTGAAGCTCTCAGGGCTGGCCGCCGAGGCATCCGGAACCGAGACGTTCGACGCGAATGCCGACGCGTTCATCGAACACGGCTTCGCCGCATTCGGACCCGCGCGCTCGATGCTCGGCAGCGACTGGCCTGTGAGCCGCTACCTTGGTGCTGGGGGCACGTTCTCCGACTGGATCGAACGCGTACATCGGGTGACGGCCGCGACCGGATCGGAACGAGAGCAGCTCGATCACGGCACCGCCCTCCGTTTCTACCGTTCGAAGACAGTGGGGCACGAATGA